In a genomic window of Telopea speciosissima isolate NSW1024214 ecotype Mountain lineage chromosome 5, Tspe_v1, whole genome shotgun sequence:
- the LOC122660898 gene encoding mogroside IE synthase-like, whose protein sequence is MEKEKKACRGHVLVLPYPSQGHINPTLQFSKRLVSKGLKATLAVTIFISKSTKAKSSSVGIETISDGFDDDGFTKADSIQTYLSCLKERGSQTLTELIKKLNDSGYPDKCLVYDSLLPWALDVAKEFGLVTASFFTQSCAVDNIYYHVQRGLLSIPPPDQSSTVSVPGLPPLEPQDLPSFFYVVGSYPAYMSLVVNQFSNIDEADWVFVNTFDKLENEVMEWMTKLWRLRTIGPTLPSMYLEKGIEDDKDYNLNLFNPDTTMCMNWLNKRLSGTVVYVSFGSMAALGVEQMEELALGLRRSNSYILWVVRASERDKLSNKLVDEASEKCLVVSWCPQLDVLAHKAVGCFVTHCGWNSILEGLSLGVPMVGLPQWTDQPTNAKYVEDVWEVGIRARVDDKGIVRKEELELCIREIMEGKRGELIKKNVIKWKRLAKEAVDKGGSSYNNIDEFVAQLVST, encoded by the exons atggagaaggaaaagaaagcttgcagaggccatgtgctgGTACTTCCATACCCAAGCCAAGGCCATATAAACCCAACCCTTCAATTCTCTAAACGATTAGTGTCAAAAGGTCTGAAAGCCACACTGGCTGTAACCATCTTCATCTCCAAATCCACGAAAGCCAAATCTAGTTCAGTTGGTATTGAAACCATCTCTGATGGCTTCGATGATGATGGTTTTACAAAAGCCGATAGCATCCAGACCTACCTCTCTTGTTTAAAAGAAAGAGGTTCACAAACCTTAACTGAGCTCATAAAGAAACTAAATGACTCAGGTTACCCAGACAAGTGCCTTGTTTACGATTCACTCTTACCATGGGCTTTAGATGTAGCCAAAGAGTTTGGGTTGGTTACTGCCTCATTCTTCACTCAATCTTGTGCAGTTGATAACATATACTACCATGTTCAAAGGGGACTTCTCAGCATCCCACCACCGGACCAGAGTAGTACTGTTTCAGTTCCTGGACTGCCACCACTTGAACCACAAGACTTGCCATCTTTTTTTTATGTAGTAGGATCTTATCCCGCTTACATGTCACTTGTTGTGAATCAGTTCTCTAATATAGATGAAGCAGATTGGGTTTTTGTGAACACCTTCGACAAGTTGGAGAATGAG GTGATGGAGTGGATGACGAAACTCTGGCGATTGAGGACGATTGGACCAACTTTACCATCCATGTACCTGGAGAAGGGGATAGAGGATGACAAAGACTACAATCTTAATCTCTTCAATCCAGACACTACTATGTGTATGAACTGGTTAAATAAAAGGCTAAGTGGAACGGTTGTCTATGTGTCATTTGGGAGCATGGCTGCGCTTGGAGTTGAGCAGATGGAAGAACTAGCATTGGGTTTGAGGAGGAGCAATAGCTACATCTTATGGGTGGTGAGGGCATCAGAGAGAGACAAGCTAAGTAACAAGCTTGTGGATGAAGCATCAGAGAAGTGTTTGGTGGTTTCATGGTGCCCTCAGTTAGATGTGTTAGCCCACAAGGCAGTAGGATGCTTTGTTACACACTGTGGATGGAATTCTATTCTAGAGGGACTTAGCTTAGGAGTTCCAATGGTTGGACTGCCACAGTGGACAGATCAACCCACTAATGCTAAGTATGTTGAGGATGTTTGGGAAGTAGGAATTAGAGCTCGGGTTGATGACAAAGGGATTGTAAGAAAAGAAGAGCTAGAGCTTTGCATAAGGGAAATTATGGAGGGAAAGAGAGGGGAACTGATTAAGAAGAATGTCATCAAATGGAAGCGATTGGCTAAAGAAGCAGTGGATAAAGGTGGAAGTTCATATAATAATATTGATGAATTTGTAGCTCAATTAGTTTCCACCTAA